A single region of the Anopheles funestus chromosome X, idAnoFuneDA-416_04, whole genome shotgun sequence genome encodes:
- the LOC125761936 gene encoding phosphatidylinositide phosphatase SAC2 isoform X1 → MAMEVFQTETHYIFLRKERSLWWNRYSSEFQLKCGWDLSSVDDIECIGMTHGIVGTIALQGVLEPHLIIIKEVVAVGVLYAPHLVYKIKSIAVLGPDGADTVLLGCSKHNTNQTVKIAPAVPGSGGTVLLEGHPSPKSRLFESSALVNKTWGAVKSAGSTIRNTTEKAAAIATSQVKSTVSLVVKDPVRIEKRVIDELHKIFDDTDSFYYSPNCDITNNLQRRGAQPDDRFYWNKPMVAELLKIADGEMDGSGADWVLPIIQGFVQVEQCVIGNECFTLALVSRRSRNRAGTRYKRRGVDEHGNCANYVETEQVLSLRQHQISFTQIRGSVPVYWSQPGYKYRPPPRLDRDETETQQAFEKHFDGELSIYQSICIINLVEQSGKEKVIGDAYANHVLKYNSERLIYVTFDFHEYCRGMRFENVSSLIESLAPEAGAMGFHWRDNNGSICNQKGVFRVNCMDCLDRTNVVQTAIGKAVLESQLVKLGLAMPYSQLPDALKAPFMVLWANNGDVISRQYAGTNALKGDYTRTGERKISGIMKDGMNSANRYYIQHFADTFRQSCIDLLQGQLSGYSCISEDDVCDAVVGIATTALKPSGPAPLSYYNYGQLSSEHLLLEQVVYSFSYYLARFKDTYRQATIDMMLGNNVSPESVSALGGSQTAATDETDALEGAEHARLLVEDCRRLLLGTAQLPVGAWGLIDADPSTGDPSETEVDIILILTDDCYIVAEYDSHLDKIVRFENVPLESITLIELGLFQHNKMFQGPAPAHLCIRLNYAVDGVDGYFHMFRSPNIRFFNNVAVVIRKTEEITESLTAIVDLFRIALQNCGRADVVFQCGGSLQRRKSRTLLSVPAGIPRNLSESQLVQMGSKAFSNMAGQFSKIGQSLNASKIGRGSSAGGGKSKGKKDDIDQAGSKSVRREGSSCSVGSFGGPAGSGAVGGLRPGSAYAGSKMERSSSESEEAETTSIYEPDDLVEQNPLYNENVFLPSVGIVMGGTSNETDDVGSTNNVLEEKDSIAKMSSDLSTMSISSVTDHINMPVGMLECASPIRVNSPTPEIFVDDAVSCGVDGETNASRQGRNMSLNLQAPTSGGDNALRQLKKLTSPLSNIGKGLQTLGANLDPRKIAVKSPVAPVRSTSAAFAEIKQLEEKWEKASCRTKLIAL, encoded by the exons ATGGCAATGGAAGTGTTTCAAACCGAAACACACTACATCTTCCTACGAAAGGAGCGGAGCCTTTGGTGGAATCGATACTCGTCAGAATTTCAACTAAAGTGTG GATGGGATTTGTCCTCGGTGGACGATATCGAGTGTATCGGTATGACGCATGGCATTGTCGGTACGATTGCACTGCAGGGTGTGCTGGAACCGCATCTGATCATCATCAAGGAAGTGGTAGCGGTGGGCGTACTATATGCACCGCATCTTGTATATAAGATAAAGAGCATTGCCGTGCTGGGTCCGGATGGTGCCGATACAGTATTGCTCGGTTGCAGTAAGCACAATACCAACCAAACGGTGAAGATAGCACCCGCAGTGCCAGGAAGCGGTGGTACGGTACTGCTGGAAGGCCACCCCTCGCCAAAGAGTCGACTTTTCGAAAGTTCTGCCCTGGTAAACAAGACATGGGGTGCGGTGAAGAGCGCGGGCAGCACGATTCGCAACACGACAGAGAAGGCGGCTGCCATCGCAACTAGCCAGGTAAAATCGACCGTCAGTTTGGTGGTGAAGGATCCGGTACGCATCGAGAAGCGTGTCATCGACGAGTTACACAAGATCTTTGACGATACGGACAGCTTCTATTATAGTCCCAACTGTGATATTACGAATAATCTTCAACGCCGGGGTGCACAACCGGACGATCGGTTCTACTGGAACAAACCGATGGTAGCGGAGCTGCTAAAGATAGCAGATGGCGAGATGGATGGATCCGGGGCTGACTGGGTGCTGCCGATCATACAAGGGTTCGTACAGGTCGAACAATGTGTTATTGGGAACGAGTGCTTTACGTTAGCGCTCGTTTCGCGCCGGTCACGAAACCGAGCCGGTACGCGTTACAAGCGCCGTGGGGTGGATGAGCATGGCAACTGCGCGAACTACGTTGAGACGGAGCAGGTACTGTCGCTGCGACAGCATCAGATATCGTTCACACAGATACGTGGTTCGGTACCGGTGTATTGGAGTCAACCGGGTTACAAGTATCGGCCTCCGCCACGTCTCGACCGAGATGAAACGGAGACACAGCAGGCGTTTGAGAAGCATTTCGACGGAGAGCTGAGCATCTACCAGTCGATTTGCATCATTAATCTTGTGGAGCAAAGTGGCAAGGAGAAGGTAATTGGTGATGCTTATGCGAACCATGTGCTAAAGTACAACTCGGAACGGTTGATCTACGTGACGTTCGACTTTCATGAATATTG TCGTGGCATGCGTTTCGAAAATGTGTCCTCGCTCATTGAATCACTAGCGCCGGAAGCAGGTGCGATGGGATTTCACTGGCGTGACAACAACGGATCGATCTGCAACCAGAAGGGTGTGTTTCGGGTAAACTGTATGGACTGTCTCGACCGTACGAATGTGGTACAGACAGCCATTGGCAAGGCGGTGTTGGAATCACAGCTAGTCAAGCTCGGGCTTGCGATGCCATATTCACAATTACCAGATGCTCTGAAGGCACCATTTATGGTACTATGGGCGAACAACGGTGATGTCATCAGCCGACAGTATGCAGGAACAAATGCACTCAAG GGTGATTACACGCGAACCGGGGAGCGAAAGATTTCCGGCATCATGAAGGATGGCATGAATTCGGCCAATCG CTACTACATTCAACACTTCGCCGACACGTTCCGGCAGAGTTGCATTGATTTACTGCAGGGCCAGTTGAGCGGGTACAGCTGCATCTCGGAAGATGATGTATGCGATGCGGTCGTGGGTATTGCCACTACGGCGCTAAAACCTTCCGGCCCGGCACCTTTGTCGTACTACAACTATGGACAGTTGTCCAGCGAACATTTGCTGCTTGAGCAGGTCGTCTACAGTTTCAG CTATTATCTGGCCCGATTTAAGGACACGTATCGTCAGGCAACGATCGATATGATGCTCGGTAACAACGTGTCGCCCGAATCGGTTTCTGCGCTCGGTGGCAGCCAGACAGCCGCTACCGATGAAACGGACGCCCTAGAAGGTGCCGAACATGCGCGTCTACTTGTTGAGGATTGCCGACGTCTATTGCTCGGTACGGCTCAGCTTCCGGTCGGTGCCTGGGGTTTGATCGACGCCGATCCCAG TACTGGTGATCCGAGTGAAACGGAAGTGGATATCATCCTTATCCTAACCGATGATTGCTACATCGTTGCGGAGTACGATTCACACCTAGACAAGATCGTGCGTTTCGAAAACGTACCGCTGGAGAGCATCACGCTGATCGAGCTCGGTCTGTTTcaacacaacaaaatgttCCAAGGTCCGGCACCGGCTCATCTGTGTATCCGGTTGAACTATGCGGTGGACGGTGTGGACGGTTACTTCCACATGTTCCGTTCGCCgaacattcgtttttttaacaacGTTGCTGTGGTGATACGAAAGACGGAGGAAATCACCGAATCGTTAACCGCGATCGTGGATCTGTTTCGCATTGCGCTACAAAACTGTGGTCGAGCGGATGTGGTGTTCCAGTGTGGCGGAAGTTTGCAGCGTCGAAAGAGCCGTACATTGCTGTCGGTACCGGCAGGCATACCGCGCAATCTCTCGGAATCGCAACTGGTTCAAATGGGCTCAAAAGCGTTCAGCAATATGGCGGGTCAATTTTCGAAGATTGGCCAATCGCTGAATGCGAGCAAAATCGGGCGTGGATCGTCTGCCGGTGGTGGCAAATCGAAGGGCAAAAAGGATGACATTGATCAGGCTGGCAGTAAGAGTGTTCGAAGGGAAGGTTCGAGTTGTTCGGTCGGTTCCTTTGGAGGACCGGCTGGGTCAGGAGCTGTTGGAGGATTGCGACCGGGTTCGGCGTACGCCGGTAGCAAAATGGAACGTTCTAGCTCGGAGTCGGAAGAGGCGGAAACCACCAGCATCTACGAACCGGATGATTTGGTCGAGCAGAATCCACTGTACAACGAGAACGTTTTTCTACCCTCAGTGGGTATCGTGATGGGTGGAACGAGCAACGAAACAGACGATGTTGGATCGACCAATAATGTGCTGGAGGAGAAGGATAGCATCGCAAAGATGTCATCCGATCTGTCCACGATGTCAATATCGTCAGTGACAGACCACATCAATATGCCGGTCGGTATGCTTGAGTGTGCGTCACCGATACGTGTCAACAGTCCCACGCCAGAAATCTTCGTCGACGATGCTGTCAGTTGTGGTGTGGACGGTGAAACCAATGCTAGTAGGCAAGGCCGTAACATGAGCCTTAATCTACAGGCACCGACCAGTGGTGGCGATAATGCGCTACGGCAGCTAAAGAAGCTTACCAGTCCACTGTCAAATATTGGCAAGGGATTGCAGACCCTCGGTGCCAACCTGGATCCGAGGAAAATAGCTGTAAAG AGTCCGGTAGCTCCCGTACGAAGCACCAGTGCCGCTTTTGCTGAGATCAAACAGTTGgaggaaaaatgggaaaaagcaAGCTGCCGCACCAAGCTAATTGCTCTGTGA
- the LOC125761936 gene encoding phosphatidylinositide phosphatase SAC2 isoform X2, whose product MAMEVFQTETHYIFLRKERSLWWNRYSSEFQLKCGWDLSSVDDIECIGMTHGIVGTIALQGVLEPHLIIIKEVVAVGVLYAPHLVYKIKSIAVLGPDGADTVLLGCSKHNTNQTVKIAPAVPGSGGTVLLEGHPSPKSRLFESSALVNKTWGAVKSAGSTIRNTTEKAAAIATSQVKSTVSLVVKDPVRIEKRVIDELHKIFDDTDSFYYSPNCDITNNLQRRGAQPDDRFYWNKPMVAELLKIADGEMDGSGADWVLPIIQGFVQVEQCVIGNECFTLALVSRRSRNRAGTRYKRRGVDEHGNCANYVETEQVLSLRQHQISFTQIRGSVPVYWSQPGYKYRPPPRLDRDETETQQAFEKHFDGELSIYQSICIINLVEQSGKEKVIGDAYANHVLKYNSERLIYVTFDFHEYCRGMRFENVSSLIESLAPEAGAMGFHWRDNNGSICNQKGVFRVNCMDCLDRTNVVQTAIGKAVLESQLVKLGLAMPYSQLPDALKAPFMVLWANNGDVISRQYAGTNALKGDYTRTGERKISGIMKDGMNSANRYYLARFKDTYRQATIDMMLGNNVSPESVSALGGSQTAATDETDALEGAEHARLLVEDCRRLLLGTAQLPVGAWGLIDADPSTGDPSETEVDIILILTDDCYIVAEYDSHLDKIVRFENVPLESITLIELGLFQHNKMFQGPAPAHLCIRLNYAVDGVDGYFHMFRSPNIRFFNNVAVVIRKTEEITESLTAIVDLFRIALQNCGRADVVFQCGGSLQRRKSRTLLSVPAGIPRNLSESQLVQMGSKAFSNMAGQFSKIGQSLNASKIGRGSSAGGGKSKGKKDDIDQAGSKSVRREGSSCSVGSFGGPAGSGAVGGLRPGSAYAGSKMERSSSESEEAETTSIYEPDDLVEQNPLYNENVFLPSVGIVMGGTSNETDDVGSTNNVLEEKDSIAKMSSDLSTMSISSVTDHINMPVGMLECASPIRVNSPTPEIFVDDAVSCGVDGETNASRQGRNMSLNLQAPTSGGDNALRQLKKLTSPLSNIGKGLQTLGANLDPRKIAVKSPVAPVRSTSAAFAEIKQLEEKWEKASCRTKLIAL is encoded by the exons ATGGCAATGGAAGTGTTTCAAACCGAAACACACTACATCTTCCTACGAAAGGAGCGGAGCCTTTGGTGGAATCGATACTCGTCAGAATTTCAACTAAAGTGTG GATGGGATTTGTCCTCGGTGGACGATATCGAGTGTATCGGTATGACGCATGGCATTGTCGGTACGATTGCACTGCAGGGTGTGCTGGAACCGCATCTGATCATCATCAAGGAAGTGGTAGCGGTGGGCGTACTATATGCACCGCATCTTGTATATAAGATAAAGAGCATTGCCGTGCTGGGTCCGGATGGTGCCGATACAGTATTGCTCGGTTGCAGTAAGCACAATACCAACCAAACGGTGAAGATAGCACCCGCAGTGCCAGGAAGCGGTGGTACGGTACTGCTGGAAGGCCACCCCTCGCCAAAGAGTCGACTTTTCGAAAGTTCTGCCCTGGTAAACAAGACATGGGGTGCGGTGAAGAGCGCGGGCAGCACGATTCGCAACACGACAGAGAAGGCGGCTGCCATCGCAACTAGCCAGGTAAAATCGACCGTCAGTTTGGTGGTGAAGGATCCGGTACGCATCGAGAAGCGTGTCATCGACGAGTTACACAAGATCTTTGACGATACGGACAGCTTCTATTATAGTCCCAACTGTGATATTACGAATAATCTTCAACGCCGGGGTGCACAACCGGACGATCGGTTCTACTGGAACAAACCGATGGTAGCGGAGCTGCTAAAGATAGCAGATGGCGAGATGGATGGATCCGGGGCTGACTGGGTGCTGCCGATCATACAAGGGTTCGTACAGGTCGAACAATGTGTTATTGGGAACGAGTGCTTTACGTTAGCGCTCGTTTCGCGCCGGTCACGAAACCGAGCCGGTACGCGTTACAAGCGCCGTGGGGTGGATGAGCATGGCAACTGCGCGAACTACGTTGAGACGGAGCAGGTACTGTCGCTGCGACAGCATCAGATATCGTTCACACAGATACGTGGTTCGGTACCGGTGTATTGGAGTCAACCGGGTTACAAGTATCGGCCTCCGCCACGTCTCGACCGAGATGAAACGGAGACACAGCAGGCGTTTGAGAAGCATTTCGACGGAGAGCTGAGCATCTACCAGTCGATTTGCATCATTAATCTTGTGGAGCAAAGTGGCAAGGAGAAGGTAATTGGTGATGCTTATGCGAACCATGTGCTAAAGTACAACTCGGAACGGTTGATCTACGTGACGTTCGACTTTCATGAATATTG TCGTGGCATGCGTTTCGAAAATGTGTCCTCGCTCATTGAATCACTAGCGCCGGAAGCAGGTGCGATGGGATTTCACTGGCGTGACAACAACGGATCGATCTGCAACCAGAAGGGTGTGTTTCGGGTAAACTGTATGGACTGTCTCGACCGTACGAATGTGGTACAGACAGCCATTGGCAAGGCGGTGTTGGAATCACAGCTAGTCAAGCTCGGGCTTGCGATGCCATATTCACAATTACCAGATGCTCTGAAGGCACCATTTATGGTACTATGGGCGAACAACGGTGATGTCATCAGCCGACAGTATGCAGGAACAAATGCACTCAAG GGTGATTACACGCGAACCGGGGAGCGAAAGATTTCCGGCATCATGAAGGATGGCATGAATTCGGCCAATCG CTATTATCTGGCCCGATTTAAGGACACGTATCGTCAGGCAACGATCGATATGATGCTCGGTAACAACGTGTCGCCCGAATCGGTTTCTGCGCTCGGTGGCAGCCAGACAGCCGCTACCGATGAAACGGACGCCCTAGAAGGTGCCGAACATGCGCGTCTACTTGTTGAGGATTGCCGACGTCTATTGCTCGGTACGGCTCAGCTTCCGGTCGGTGCCTGGGGTTTGATCGACGCCGATCCCAG TACTGGTGATCCGAGTGAAACGGAAGTGGATATCATCCTTATCCTAACCGATGATTGCTACATCGTTGCGGAGTACGATTCACACCTAGACAAGATCGTGCGTTTCGAAAACGTACCGCTGGAGAGCATCACGCTGATCGAGCTCGGTCTGTTTcaacacaacaaaatgttCCAAGGTCCGGCACCGGCTCATCTGTGTATCCGGTTGAACTATGCGGTGGACGGTGTGGACGGTTACTTCCACATGTTCCGTTCGCCgaacattcgtttttttaacaacGTTGCTGTGGTGATACGAAAGACGGAGGAAATCACCGAATCGTTAACCGCGATCGTGGATCTGTTTCGCATTGCGCTACAAAACTGTGGTCGAGCGGATGTGGTGTTCCAGTGTGGCGGAAGTTTGCAGCGTCGAAAGAGCCGTACATTGCTGTCGGTACCGGCAGGCATACCGCGCAATCTCTCGGAATCGCAACTGGTTCAAATGGGCTCAAAAGCGTTCAGCAATATGGCGGGTCAATTTTCGAAGATTGGCCAATCGCTGAATGCGAGCAAAATCGGGCGTGGATCGTCTGCCGGTGGTGGCAAATCGAAGGGCAAAAAGGATGACATTGATCAGGCTGGCAGTAAGAGTGTTCGAAGGGAAGGTTCGAGTTGTTCGGTCGGTTCCTTTGGAGGACCGGCTGGGTCAGGAGCTGTTGGAGGATTGCGACCGGGTTCGGCGTACGCCGGTAGCAAAATGGAACGTTCTAGCTCGGAGTCGGAAGAGGCGGAAACCACCAGCATCTACGAACCGGATGATTTGGTCGAGCAGAATCCACTGTACAACGAGAACGTTTTTCTACCCTCAGTGGGTATCGTGATGGGTGGAACGAGCAACGAAACAGACGATGTTGGATCGACCAATAATGTGCTGGAGGAGAAGGATAGCATCGCAAAGATGTCATCCGATCTGTCCACGATGTCAATATCGTCAGTGACAGACCACATCAATATGCCGGTCGGTATGCTTGAGTGTGCGTCACCGATACGTGTCAACAGTCCCACGCCAGAAATCTTCGTCGACGATGCTGTCAGTTGTGGTGTGGACGGTGAAACCAATGCTAGTAGGCAAGGCCGTAACATGAGCCTTAATCTACAGGCACCGACCAGTGGTGGCGATAATGCGCTACGGCAGCTAAAGAAGCTTACCAGTCCACTGTCAAATATTGGCAAGGGATTGCAGACCCTCGGTGCCAACCTGGATCCGAGGAAAATAGCTGTAAAG AGTCCGGTAGCTCCCGTACGAAGCACCAGTGCCGCTTTTGCTGAGATCAAACAGTTGgaggaaaaatgggaaaaagcaAGCTGCCGCACCAAGCTAATTGCTCTGTGA
- the LOC125761936 gene encoding phosphatidylinositide phosphatase SAC2 isoform X3, whose amino-acid sequence MAMEVFQTETHYIFLRKERSLWWNRYSSEFQLKCGWDLSSVDDIECIGMTHGIVGTIALQGVLEPHLIIIKEVVAVGVLYAPHLVYKIKSIAVLGPDGADTVLLGCSKHNTNQTVKIAPAVPGSGGTVLLEGHPSPKSRLFESSALVNKTWGAVKSAGSTIRNTTEKAAAIATSQVKSTVSLVVKDPVRIEKRVIDELHKIFDDTDSFYYSPNCDITNNLQRRGAQPDDRFYWNKPMVAELLKIADGEMDGSGADWVLPIIQGFVQVEQCVIGNECFTLALVSRRSRNRAGTRYKRRGVDEHGNCANYVETEQVLSLRQHQISFTQIRGSVPVYWSQPGYKYRPPPRLDRDETETQQAFEKHFDGELSIYQSICIINLVEQSGKEKVIGDAYANHVLKYNSERLIYVTFDFHEYCRGMRFENVSSLIESLAPEAGAMGFHWRDNNGSICNQKGVFRVNCMDCLDRTNVVQTAIGKAVLESQLVKLGLAMPYSQLPDALKAPFMVLWANNGDVISRQYAGTNALKGDYTRTGERKISGIMKDGMNSANRTGDPSETEVDIILILTDDCYIVAEYDSHLDKIVRFENVPLESITLIELGLFQHNKMFQGPAPAHLCIRLNYAVDGVDGYFHMFRSPNIRFFNNVAVVIRKTEEITESLTAIVDLFRIALQNCGRADVVFQCGGSLQRRKSRTLLSVPAGIPRNLSESQLVQMGSKAFSNMAGQFSKIGQSLNASKIGRGSSAGGGKSKGKKDDIDQAGSKSVRREGSSCSVGSFGGPAGSGAVGGLRPGSAYAGSKMERSSSESEEAETTSIYEPDDLVEQNPLYNENVFLPSVGIVMGGTSNETDDVGSTNNVLEEKDSIAKMSSDLSTMSISSVTDHINMPVGMLECASPIRVNSPTPEIFVDDAVSCGVDGETNASRQGRNMSLNLQAPTSGGDNALRQLKKLTSPLSNIGKGLQTLGANLDPRKIAVKSPVAPVRSTSAAFAEIKQLEEKWEKASCRTKLIAL is encoded by the exons ATGGCAATGGAAGTGTTTCAAACCGAAACACACTACATCTTCCTACGAAAGGAGCGGAGCCTTTGGTGGAATCGATACTCGTCAGAATTTCAACTAAAGTGTG GATGGGATTTGTCCTCGGTGGACGATATCGAGTGTATCGGTATGACGCATGGCATTGTCGGTACGATTGCACTGCAGGGTGTGCTGGAACCGCATCTGATCATCATCAAGGAAGTGGTAGCGGTGGGCGTACTATATGCACCGCATCTTGTATATAAGATAAAGAGCATTGCCGTGCTGGGTCCGGATGGTGCCGATACAGTATTGCTCGGTTGCAGTAAGCACAATACCAACCAAACGGTGAAGATAGCACCCGCAGTGCCAGGAAGCGGTGGTACGGTACTGCTGGAAGGCCACCCCTCGCCAAAGAGTCGACTTTTCGAAAGTTCTGCCCTGGTAAACAAGACATGGGGTGCGGTGAAGAGCGCGGGCAGCACGATTCGCAACACGACAGAGAAGGCGGCTGCCATCGCAACTAGCCAGGTAAAATCGACCGTCAGTTTGGTGGTGAAGGATCCGGTACGCATCGAGAAGCGTGTCATCGACGAGTTACACAAGATCTTTGACGATACGGACAGCTTCTATTATAGTCCCAACTGTGATATTACGAATAATCTTCAACGCCGGGGTGCACAACCGGACGATCGGTTCTACTGGAACAAACCGATGGTAGCGGAGCTGCTAAAGATAGCAGATGGCGAGATGGATGGATCCGGGGCTGACTGGGTGCTGCCGATCATACAAGGGTTCGTACAGGTCGAACAATGTGTTATTGGGAACGAGTGCTTTACGTTAGCGCTCGTTTCGCGCCGGTCACGAAACCGAGCCGGTACGCGTTACAAGCGCCGTGGGGTGGATGAGCATGGCAACTGCGCGAACTACGTTGAGACGGAGCAGGTACTGTCGCTGCGACAGCATCAGATATCGTTCACACAGATACGTGGTTCGGTACCGGTGTATTGGAGTCAACCGGGTTACAAGTATCGGCCTCCGCCACGTCTCGACCGAGATGAAACGGAGACACAGCAGGCGTTTGAGAAGCATTTCGACGGAGAGCTGAGCATCTACCAGTCGATTTGCATCATTAATCTTGTGGAGCAAAGTGGCAAGGAGAAGGTAATTGGTGATGCTTATGCGAACCATGTGCTAAAGTACAACTCGGAACGGTTGATCTACGTGACGTTCGACTTTCATGAATATTG TCGTGGCATGCGTTTCGAAAATGTGTCCTCGCTCATTGAATCACTAGCGCCGGAAGCAGGTGCGATGGGATTTCACTGGCGTGACAACAACGGATCGATCTGCAACCAGAAGGGTGTGTTTCGGGTAAACTGTATGGACTGTCTCGACCGTACGAATGTGGTACAGACAGCCATTGGCAAGGCGGTGTTGGAATCACAGCTAGTCAAGCTCGGGCTTGCGATGCCATATTCACAATTACCAGATGCTCTGAAGGCACCATTTATGGTACTATGGGCGAACAACGGTGATGTCATCAGCCGACAGTATGCAGGAACAAATGCACTCAAG GGTGATTACACGCGAACCGGGGAGCGAAAGATTTCCGGCATCATGAAGGATGGCATGAATTCGGCCAATCG TACTGGTGATCCGAGTGAAACGGAAGTGGATATCATCCTTATCCTAACCGATGATTGCTACATCGTTGCGGAGTACGATTCACACCTAGACAAGATCGTGCGTTTCGAAAACGTACCGCTGGAGAGCATCACGCTGATCGAGCTCGGTCTGTTTcaacacaacaaaatgttCCAAGGTCCGGCACCGGCTCATCTGTGTATCCGGTTGAACTATGCGGTGGACGGTGTGGACGGTTACTTCCACATGTTCCGTTCGCCgaacattcgtttttttaacaacGTTGCTGTGGTGATACGAAAGACGGAGGAAATCACCGAATCGTTAACCGCGATCGTGGATCTGTTTCGCATTGCGCTACAAAACTGTGGTCGAGCGGATGTGGTGTTCCAGTGTGGCGGAAGTTTGCAGCGTCGAAAGAGCCGTACATTGCTGTCGGTACCGGCAGGCATACCGCGCAATCTCTCGGAATCGCAACTGGTTCAAATGGGCTCAAAAGCGTTCAGCAATATGGCGGGTCAATTTTCGAAGATTGGCCAATCGCTGAATGCGAGCAAAATCGGGCGTGGATCGTCTGCCGGTGGTGGCAAATCGAAGGGCAAAAAGGATGACATTGATCAGGCTGGCAGTAAGAGTGTTCGAAGGGAAGGTTCGAGTTGTTCGGTCGGTTCCTTTGGAGGACCGGCTGGGTCAGGAGCTGTTGGAGGATTGCGACCGGGTTCGGCGTACGCCGGTAGCAAAATGGAACGTTCTAGCTCGGAGTCGGAAGAGGCGGAAACCACCAGCATCTACGAACCGGATGATTTGGTCGAGCAGAATCCACTGTACAACGAGAACGTTTTTCTACCCTCAGTGGGTATCGTGATGGGTGGAACGAGCAACGAAACAGACGATGTTGGATCGACCAATAATGTGCTGGAGGAGAAGGATAGCATCGCAAAGATGTCATCCGATCTGTCCACGATGTCAATATCGTCAGTGACAGACCACATCAATATGCCGGTCGGTATGCTTGAGTGTGCGTCACCGATACGTGTCAACAGTCCCACGCCAGAAATCTTCGTCGACGATGCTGTCAGTTGTGGTGTGGACGGTGAAACCAATGCTAGTAGGCAAGGCCGTAACATGAGCCTTAATCTACAGGCACCGACCAGTGGTGGCGATAATGCGCTACGGCAGCTAAAGAAGCTTACCAGTCCACTGTCAAATATTGGCAAGGGATTGCAGACCCTCGGTGCCAACCTGGATCCGAGGAAAATAGCTGTAAAG AGTCCGGTAGCTCCCGTACGAAGCACCAGTGCCGCTTTTGCTGAGATCAAACAGTTGgaggaaaaatgggaaaaagcaAGCTGCCGCACCAAGCTAATTGCTCTGTGA